A DNA window from Mus caroli chromosome 8, CAROLI_EIJ_v1.1, whole genome shotgun sequence contains the following coding sequences:
- the LOC110300020 gene encoding protein Tex24-like: protein MTSGSLTQGVNDLRVIPGSRPDLGDHQPQRGLVELTSTAHGRRKPGHFPCFISSAGKGHAPDPNPSLSVVSKRIFLGESVVEGPEDRWTFVGPSGLPKNSPKATAGEAQGKKRMMELLNKARKQTEKASNLIDIRQLPKQEVFMNNTHPCKKHLKQPRSLEEWRRGHLGGDNTGFIQSEEPFGCCESLA from the coding sequence ATGACCTCAGGGTCGTTAACCCAGGGGGTTAATGACCTCAGGGTCATCCCAGGAAGTAGACCGGATCTGGGTGATCATCAGCCTCAGCGTGGCCTGGTGGAGCTGACTAGCACTGCTCATGGCAGGAGGAAGCCAGGCCATTTTCCATGCTTTATAAGCAGTGCTGGTAAGGGCCATGCCCCTGACCCTAATCCAAGCTTGTCGGTAGTGTCCAAAAGAATCTTTCTGGGCGAATCTGTGGTGGAAGGCCCCGAGGACAGGTGGACATTTGTTGGGCCCAGTGGCTTGCCAAAGAATAGCCCCAAGGCAACAGCAGGGGAGGCCCAAGGGAAAAAGAGGATGATGGAGTTGCTTAACAAGgctagaaagcaaacagaaaaagccTCAAATCTAATAGACATCAGACAGCTCCCGAAGCAAGAGGTGTTTATGAACAACACACACCCATGCAAGAAACATCTGAAACAACCAAGGAGCCTGGAGGAGTGGAGGCGTGGCCATCTAGGGGGAGACAACACAGGGTTCATACAGTCAGAAGAACCTTTCGGGTGCTGCGAAAGTCTTGCCTAG